A part of Vigna radiata var. radiata cultivar VC1973A chromosome 11, Vradiata_ver6, whole genome shotgun sequence genomic DNA contains:
- the LOC106776342 gene encoding GDP-mannose 4,6 dehydratase 1 yields the protein MEKANAVGSGSATNGEVSPPPRKVALITGITGQDGSYLTEFLLNKGYEVHGLIRRSSNFNTQRIDHIYVDPHNAHKAHMKLHYADLSDASSLRRWLDTILPDEVYNLAAQSHVAVSFEIPDYTADVVATGALRLLEAVRSHIAASGRSHIRYYQAGSSEMFGSTPPPQSETTPFHPRSPYAASKCAAHWYTVNYREAYGLYACNGILFNHESPRRGENFVTRKITRAVGRIKVGLQNKLFLGNLQASRDWGFAGDYVEAMWLMLQQEKPDDYVVATEESHTVEEFLEVAFGYVGLNWRDHVVIDKRYFRPSEVDNLKGDASKAKKVLGWKPRVGFEQLVKMMVDQDIEMAKKEKVLVDAGYIDAQQQP from the coding sequence ATGGAAAAGGCCAACGCTGTCGGATCCGGATCTGCCACCAACGGGGAGGTGTCTCCGCCGCCGCGGAAGGTGGCATTGATCACCGGAATCACCGGTCAGGACGGGTCTTACCTCACAGAATTCCTCCTTAACAAGGGCTATGAGGTGCACGGCCTGATCCGTCGCTCCTCCAACTTCAACACGCAGCGTATCGATCACATATACGTAGATCCCCACAACGCCCACAAGGCGCACATGAAGCTCCACTACGCGGATCTCTCTGACGCCTCCTCGCTCCGCCGCTGGCTCGATACCATCCTTCCGGACGAAGTCTATAACCTCGCTGCCCAGTCTCACGTTGCCGTTTCCTTCGAGATCCCTGACTACACCGCGGATGTCGTCGCCACCGGTGCCCTCCGCCTCCTTGAGGCCGTCCGCTCCCACATCGCCGCCTCTGGCCGCTCCCACATCCGCTACTACCAGGCCGGGTCCTCCGAGATGTTCGGCTCCACCCCACCGCCGCAGTCCGAAACCACCCCCTTCCACCCACGCTCCCCCTACGCCGCCTCCAAATGCGCTGCACACTGGTACACTGTGAACTACCGTGAGGCCTATGGACTCTACGCCTGCAATGGCATTCTTTTCAACCACGAGTCCCCTCGCCGCGGCGAGAATTTCGTGACGCGCAAGATCACGCGGGCCGTGGGCCGGATCAAGGTCGGTCTCCAAAACAAGCTCTTTTTGGGGAACCTTCAGGCCTCCAGGGATTGGGGCTTCGCTGGGGACTATGTTGAGGCCATGTGGCTGATGCTGCAGCAGGAGAAGCCCGATGACTATGTTGTAGCCACCGAAGAGTCTCACACGGTTGAGGAGTTCTTGGAAGTGGCTTTCGGCTATGTGGGACTCAATTGGAGGGATCATGTGGTGATTGACAAGAGGTACTTCCGTCCTTCTGAGGTTGACAACCTCAAAGGGGACGCCTCTAAGGCGAAGAAGGTGCTTGGTTGGAAACCTAGAGTGGGGTTTGAGCAACTCGTTAAGATGATGGTTGACCAGGACATTGAAATGGCTAAGAAGGAGAAGGTTCTTGTTGATGCTGGCTACATTGATGCTCAGCAACAACCTTGA
- the LOC106776671 gene encoding zinc finger CCCH domain-containing protein 6-like produces MYFHLEHNQLGSHFEGSLKVCNRTRAFDIDQMHNLSEFSLVKIFSSEECPAKIGNKCEDDFQGKTLSTRSSTLEYDDFPPGFEGNHFQNQSKSEFSYIKWDCPPPLVLNRRWSVAAGEESTEKYDEMLRERRVSEAYYPCSSAIPPSPFVSFNVESESYDDCLTPIISLIPIEEYESVTGINHDVSVTKKQGDSLSKLQTQTTKQCIPPATTSSEANFVTASITTVLSTILKSIEEGTVIDVDFLFKIANDPIMIEKIMEEYSTVTTTGMNTPSRTASARKSSAPSNSPMIVASEMSEIPSSSLLASVHDNHVTATALVPLSASVSAHTAALHVHMPVKDVNYHKNLVRKYDGMSQPDMQNHNHLQYYKRPRVRNPNEVRRKIQKSSKYYKTSRGCHRGSKCRYVHDKVWKM; encoded by the exons ATGTACTTCCATTTAGAACATAATCAACTTGGTTCTCATTTTGAGGGATCTCTAAAAGTGTGTAACAGGACACGGGCATTTGACATCGATCAAATGCATAATCTATCTGAATTCTCTTTG GTAAAAATTTTCTCATCTGAGGAATGTCCTGCAAAAATTGGAAACAAATGTGAAGATGATTTTCAAGGAAAGACATTGTCCACAAGGTCTTCAACCCTTGAATATGATGATTTCCCACCTGGATTTGAAGGCAATCATTTCCAGAATCAATCAAAGTCAGAATTTTCTTACATTAAATGGGACTGCCCTCCTCCG CTTGTTCTGAATCGTCGTTGGAGCGTGGCAGCTGGTGAAGAAAGTACGGAGAAATATGATGAGATGCTAAGAGAAAGGAGAGTGTCTGAAGCATATTATCCTTGTAGTTCTGCCATTCCTCCAAG cccttttgtttcatttaacGTGGAGAGTGAAAGCTATGATGATTGTCTTACTCCtatcatctctctcattcccattGAGGAATATGAATCAGTAACAGGTATTAACCATGATGTTTCTGTCACAAAAAAACAAGGAGACTCTCTCTCCAAACTGCAGACACAAACCACAAAGCAATGCATTCCACCAGCAACAACATCTTCGGAGGCAAATTTCGTTACAGCTTCTATCACTACTGTTTTATCTACCATCTTAAAAAGCATCGAAGAAGGAACCGTGATTGATGttgattttctctttaaaatagCTAATGACCCAATAATGATtgagaaaataatggaagaatattCAACTGTTACCACCACTGGGATGAATACACCCTCAAGGACTGCGAGTGCAAGAAAATCATCAGCTCCATCAAATTCACCGATGATCGTCGCCTCTGAAATGTCTGAAATTCCATCTAGTTCATTGCTGGCATCTGTACATGATAATCATGTAACTGCAACTGCACTTGTTCCTTTGTCTGCATCTGTATCTGCTCACACAGCTGCACTTCATGTGCACATGCCAGTGAAAGATGTCAATTACCATAAAAACCTTGTTAGAAAATATGATGGTATGAGTCAGCCAGACATGCAGAATCATAATCATTTGCAATATTATAAACGACCGCGTGTCCGTAATCCAAATGAAGTGAGAAGGAAAATTCAGAAATCGTCCAAATACTATAAGACTTCAAGGGGTTGTCACCGTGGTTCCAAATGCCGTTATGTGCATGATAAGGTGTGGAAAATGTAA
- the LOC106776672 gene encoding uncharacterized protein LOC106776672: MMDRLQLRALINNPLVMQSLEDFLFNDLDEDEDDADEVSFKGKSELARKEAKLEKEVIKIILSGNNQSPLKPNSGQAVSVRDHHICVGFQDEEASGYRVWEWHDHIMAFDEEFDYNPEYVYGNYFQWFKPRPGCASAVVADHVVKRRKRRRNRVKGS; encoded by the coding sequence ATGATGGATAGGCTGCAGTTGCGGGCTTTGATCAACAATCCTTTGGTTATGCAGTCTCTTGAGGACTTCTTATTCAACGACCTTGACGAGGACGAGGACGACGCGGACGAAGTGAGCTTCAAAGGAAAGTCGGAGCTGGCGAGGAAGGAGGCTAAGTTGGAGAAGGAAGTGATCAAAATCATCCTCAGCGGCAACAACCAATCCCCCTTGAAACCCAATTCGGGCCAGGCGGTGTCTGTTCGGGACCACCACATCTGCGTCGGGTTTCAAGATGAAGAGGCTTCTGGGTATCGCGTGTGGGAGTGGCACGACCACATTATGGCTTTCGACGAGGAATTCGATTACAATCCTGAGTATGTATACGGTAATTACTTTCAGTGGTTTAAGCCTAGACCTGGTTGTGCCTCTGCCGTTGTTGCAGATCATGTTGTGAaaaggaggaagaggaggagaaaCAGGGTTAAAGGGAGTTGA
- the LOC106776404 gene encoding 60S ribosomal protein L8-3 produces MGRVIRAQRKGAGSVFKSHTHHRKGPARFRSLDFGERNGYLKGVVTDIIHDPGRGAPLAKVTFRHPFRYKKQTELFVAAEGLYTGQFLYCGKKATLVVGNVLPLRSIPEGAVICNVEHHVGDRGVFARASGDYAIVISHNPDNDTSRIKLPSGAKKIVPSACRAMIGQVAGGGRTEKPLLKAGNAYHKFRVKRNCWPKVRGVAMNPVEHPHGGGNHQHIGHASTVRRDAPPGQKVGLIAARRTGRLRGQAAATAAKADKTT; encoded by the exons ATGGGAAGGGTAATTCGCGCACAGCGTAAGGGTGCGGGGTCCGTTTTCAAGTCCCACACCCACCACCGCAAGGGTCCGGCTAGGTTCCGCAGCCTCGACTTTGGCGAACGCAACGGCTACCTGAAGGGTGTGGTCACCGATATCATCCACGACCCCGGTCGAGGTGCCCCTCTCGCGAAGGTCACTTTCCGCCATCCCTTCCGCTACAAGAAGCAGACAGAACTATTCGTTGCGGCCGAAGGTCTATATACCGGCCAGTTCCTCTACTGCGGCAAGAAGGCAACCCTCGTAGTTGGCAACGTCTTACCCCTCCGATCCATCCCCGAGGGTGCCGTAATCTGCAACGTTGAACACCATGTAGGTGATCGCGGTGTCTTCGCCAGAGCATCCGGCGACTACGCCATTGTTATCAGCCACAACCCCGATAATGACACCTCAAG GATCAAGCTTCCTTCTGGAGCGAAGAAGATTGTGCCGAGTGCATGTAGGGCAATGATTGGGCAAGTTGCGGGTGGAGGGAGAACTGAGAAGCCTCTTCTCAAGGCTGGTAATGCTTACCACAAGTTTAGAGTGAAGAGAAACTGCTGGCCTAAGGTGCGTGGTGTGGCTATGAACCCAGTTGAGCATCCTCACGGAGGAGGTAACCACCAGCACATTGGGCATGCTAGTACTGTCAGGCGTGATGCTCCTCCTGGCCAGAAGGTTGGTCTCATTGCTGCCAGGAGAACTGGTCGTCTTAGGGGGCAAGCTGCCGCCACTGCTGCTAAAGCTGACAAGACTACTTAA
- the LOC106776424 gene encoding filament-like plant protein 5, with the protein MDRRGWLWKKKSSDKSIKIEDEKPVSYESVVPTLSSVARVDKQDNSKNKNYVQISMESYTHMSGLEDQVVNLEDQLKALEAKLSSVHTELNNKDNLVKQHAKVAEEAVSGWEKADAEVVSLRCQLESVSLSKLTVDEKAAHLDDALKECMKQIRIVKEESEHKLQEVILMKSHQWEKSKLELEAQIDNLDEGLRELASENAALLRSLQESSNKIVKLKEEKSEAEGEVELLTKSVQSKEKEISSLKYEVHVISKELDIRNEEKNMIMRSAEVANKQHTEDVKNIAKLENECQRLRGLLRKKLPGAAALAQMKLEVESSHHVIGASHLRKTTSKSDNLQESEFLSKKLQVLEEETRTLKEALASSNAELQASKNLYAKTVGRLKRLEAERHQERSTQKAILANNYENSFIRIYSYSPSITSISDNGHEDPESPVESCATSILDQSDINRIGSVGKFENHRSETVSELMDDFLEVEKMACLSDNGGVPLGIISKTRDTAEDKKETGCLSSNQNCFDTTNQTESNNPDKAAEHDVHMQDLEEQKLMLQENMQLLEELKAQLASSHKSCSLTEIQLKCMTESYKSLQTRVEELETENKNLKEKMDELKNDLTEEKQSHHDALVRYKEIEEKMQRDTCSVCASNSTANSGKDKELAAAEKRLAECQETLSILGRQLQAMCPQIGVTTTHHSKRLQVNEKLAKPSYGWSNSYGSCNSNEIEHAEACSVVADEFSSHNSGATSCLSDTEGNFWLNS; encoded by the exons ATGGATCGCCGGGGTTGGCTCTGGAAGAAAAAATCATCTGATAAAAGCATAAAGATTGAGGATGAGAAACCTGTCTCTTATGAATCTGTTGTTCCAACCTTGTCTTCTGTTGCACGTGTAGATAAg CAAGACAACAGCAAAAACAAGAACTATGTTCAGATATCCATGGAGTCGTATACTCATATGTCTGGATTGGAAGATCAAGTTGTAAACTTGGAGGATCAACTAAAAGCTTTGGAAGCAAAGCTATCTTCAGTTCATACGGAATTAAATAACAAGGATAATCTAGTTAAACAGCATGCAAAAGTTGCAGAGGAAGCAGTATCAG GTTGGGAGAAAGCTGATGCAGAAGTTGTTTCCCTAAGATGTCAACTTGAATCGGTATCTCTCTCTAAGCTTACCGTCGATGAGAAAGCAGCTCACCTAGATGACGCCCTAAAAGAGTGCATGAAGCAGATAAGAATTGTAAAGGAAGAAAGTGAGCATAAATTGCAGGAAGTGATTCTTATGAAATCTCATCAATGGGAGAAAAGCAAGTTAGAACTTGAAGCTCAAATAGACAATTTGGATGAAGGACTACGTGAGTTAGCCAGTGAAAATGCTGCCCTTCTAAGATCacttcaagaaagttcaaacaaaatagtgaaactaaaagaagaaaagtctGAAGCCGAGGGAGAGGTTGAGCTTCTAACGAAGAGTGTTCAgtcaaaagagaaagaaatatctTCTTTGAAGTATGAGGTGCATGTAATTTCTAAGGAGCTAGATATCCGAAACGAAGAGAAGAATATGATTATGAGGTCTGCTGAAGTGGCAAACAAGCAGCACACGGAGGATGTCAAGAACATTGCCAAGCTAGAGAATGAGTGCCAACGACTTCGTGGTCTGTTGAGAAAGAAGTTACCTGGGGCTGCTGCGTTGGCACAAATGAAGCTAGAAGTTGAGAGTTCACATCATGTCATCGGTGCATCCCATCTAAGAAAAACTACTTCAAAAAGTGATAACCTGCAAGAATCTGAGTTTCTTTCCAAAAAATTACAGGTTTTGGAAGAAGAAACAAGGACATTGAAAGAAGCATTGGCCTCAAGTAATGCTGAACTGCAGGCTTCTAAAAACTTGTATGCTAAAACAGTTGGCAGACTTAAGCGCTTGGAAGCAGAGAGGCATCAAGAAAGAAGCACCCAGAAAGCAATTTTGGCAAACAATTATGAAAACTCCTTTATAAGAATTTACAGCTACTCACCGAGCATTACTTCTATCTCTGATAATGGACATGAGGATCCAGAAAGTCCTGTTGAGTCCTGTGCGACATCAATTCTTGACCAGTCTGATATAAATAGAATTGGAAGTGTAGGTAAATTTGAGAATCATAGGAGTGAAACTGTCTCAGAACTGATGGATGACTTTTTGGAAGTGGAGAAGATGGCATGTTTATCAGACAATGGTGGTGTACCTCTTGGCATCATTAGTAAAACTAGAGATACAGCCGAAGACAAAAAGGAGACTGGTTGTTTATCTTCAAATCAAAATTGTTTTGACACGACGAACCAAACTGAAAGTAATAACCCCGATAAGGCAGCTGAACATGATGTGCATATGCAAGATCTTGAAGAACAAAAGCTGATGTTACAGGAAAACATGCAACTTCTAGAAGAACTGAAAGCACAATTGGCGTCGTCCCACAAATCATGTAGTTTAACTGAAATTCAGCTGAAATGTATGACTGAGTCTTACAAGTCGCTTCAAACTCGTGTAGAGGAGTTAGAAActgaaaataagaatttaaaggAAAAGATGGATGAGCTAAAGAATGATCTTACAGAGGAAAAACAAAGTCATCACGATGCTTTGGTGAGATACAAAGAAATTGAGGAGAAAATGCAAAG GGACACGTGCTCGGTGTGTGCATCGAATTCAACAGCAAACTCCGGGAAG GATAAAGAGCTAGCAGCTGCAGAGAAAAGGCTGGCAGAATGCCAGGAGACTCTTTCTATACTTGGTAGACAGTTGCAAGCCATGTGCCCCCAGATAGGTGTAACCACGACCCATCATAGTAAAAGGCTTCAAGTGAATGAAAAGTTAGCCAAACCATCTTATGGCTGGTCTAATTCTTACGGATCCTGTAACTCAAATGAAATTGAGCATGCTGAGGCATGTAGCGTTGTGGCTGATGAGTTTTCATCTCATAACTCTGGTGCCACATCATGCCTTTCAGACACCGAAGGCAACTTTTGGTTAAACTCTTAA